The nucleotide window TGATGGATGGAATCCAGACAAAGGTCATTTCGGACTTGGTGCCGTTGATACCCATCACTTCCAGCTTCTTGCCATCAACCGTCAGCACGTTGCCTTGAATCGGGCTAGGCACGTAGGCCTGCTTGGGGGCGCCTGCACCCAGTTTCGGGCCCCAGAACGCTAACTTGCCAGTCATGGTGTGCTTGATGTGTTCAATCGTTGGCTGGGTTGCGACGATGCGCGCCTTGGGGAATGCGGCTCGTAACGGCTCCAGGCCAAAGTAGAAATCCGGGTCGCCGTGGCTGATCAGGATGGTGGTCAGCTTCTTGCCACTTTGCTTGATTTTGTCGACCAGTTTGGCGCCATCGATCGTGGAAAACTGGGCATCAATCAAAACAGCTTCGGTCTTGCCCGTAATCAGTTCAGACGATACCGAGAAAATGGCTGCTTCGCCTGGGTTGTAAACATCCAGCTTCAGATCGGATGAAGCCGCTAGCGCAGTGTGCGAGGCAGACAAGGCAAGCAGGGAAACAGCAGCGGTAACAGCAGCTTTCAGTACAGTGCGACGAAACATGGTGTGCTCCATTGGGTTGGTTGACAATCAGTGATCCGAATAGTAGTTGCACAATACCGATCAAAAAACCGCATAATGATTGTTAGTTTGTTGCATAAATCGAGCAGATAATGGACCGGCTGACAGCCATGCGTGTGTTTGTCGAAGTGGTGGACCGTGGCTCTTTATCCAGCGCGGCGGATAGGCTGGATATGTCACGGGCAATGGTGTCGCGCTATCTGGCAGCACTTGAAGATTGGACTGGGGTACGTTTGCTGCACCGAACTACTCGTAAACTGAGCCTGACTGATGCGGGTAGCGAAACGCTGGCGCGGTGTCGACAAATGCTTGAAATTGCTGATGACCTGCGAACCCAGCTCAATGTACCGGAAGATGCACCACGTGGCATGCTGCGCCTGACTTGCAGCATGTCTTTGGGGCAGGCCTTTCTGGCCCGAGTCGTGACAGCGTATCTAAAACGTTATCCTGCCACGGCGGTTGATCTGTGGTTGGTGGATCGCACTGTCAATCTGGTGGAAGACCGGGTTGACCTGGCCATTCGGATTACCAATCAGCTTGATCCCAATCTGATCGCTCGCAAGTTGGGTGCTTGTCGCTCAATTGTCTGTGCCTCGCCAGATTACTTGCGTGAGCATGGTATGCCGCAGAAGGTTGAGCAACTGGCTTTGCACAACTGCCTGACCTATACCTATTTCGGTAAAAGTTTGTGGGCCTTTTCGAAAGATGGCGAGCCCATGTCGGTGCCAGTCAGTGGCAATCTCAGTGCCAATGAATCAACTGTGCTGCTGGCGGCGGCACTCAGTGGCGCAGGCGTTACCATGCAACCTGCCTATTCCGTCATGCCATGGGTTCGCTCTGGC belongs to Chitinivorax sp. B and includes:
- a CDS encoding LysR family transcriptional regulator gives rise to the protein MDRLTAMRVFVEVVDRGSLSSAADRLDMSRAMVSRYLAALEDWTGVRLLHRTTRKLSLTDAGSETLARCRQMLEIADDLRTQLNVPEDAPRGMLRLTCSMSLGQAFLARVVTAYLKRYPATAVDLWLVDRTVNLVEDRVDLAIRITNQLDPNLIARKLGACRSIVCASPDYLREHGMPQKVEQLALHNCLTYTYFGKSLWAFSKDGEPMSVPVSGNLSANESTVLLAAALSGAGVTMQPAYSVMPWVRSGQLVAILPGYQPNEMGIYGVYASRKQMPATLRTMLDFLVDGFANDPHWLSIA
- a CDS encoding MBL fold metallo-hydrolase, whose protein sequence is MFRRTVLKAAVTAAVSLLALSASHTALAASSDLKLDVYNPGEAAIFSVSSELITGKTEAVLIDAQFSTIDGAKLVDKIKQSGKKLTTILISHGDPDFYFGLEPLRAAFPKARIVATQPTIEHIKHTMTGKLAFWGPKLGAGAPKQAYVPSPIQGNVLTVDGKKLEVMGINGTKSEMTFVWIPSIKAVVGGVQVVGNSHVWMADAQTKEARADWLATLQKIEDLKPEVVVPGHFTKGAPHTLESVRFTRDYIKTFEVEAAKAKNSADLIAAMKQHYPTLEDVSSLELSAKVAMGEMKWPAE